A region of Alteromonadaceae bacterium 2753L.S.0a.02 DNA encodes the following proteins:
- a CDS encoding PilZ domain-containing protein, with translation MLDERRRYFRINERVGIAYQMLSTGSALSGDGPEASFLVRESNSKFAGILNEIEALDEAIEHELGELTESHPAVVKLVSLFNQKLERVISHIVLDNQLISRLARRLKEANISACGIAFVNDETVDVGTSLKMELTLYPDEQTLLTRGRVVACEPELEGAGYYWRVDFFGMEKADQETLIQHVVRSQSQQLKNKLKV, from the coding sequence ATGCTAGATGAACGAAGACGGTATTTTCGCATCAATGAGCGAGTGGGCATTGCTTATCAGATGCTCAGCACAGGCTCGGCACTTTCGGGCGATGGGCCCGAAGCCTCGTTTTTGGTACGTGAGTCGAACTCGAAGTTTGCCGGTATTCTCAACGAAATAGAAGCCCTTGATGAAGCTATTGAGCATGAGTTGGGTGAATTGACTGAGTCACATCCCGCGGTTGTTAAATTGGTTAGTTTGTTTAACCAAAAACTGGAGCGAGTGATCAGCCATATCGTGCTCGACAATCAACTTATTTCCCGCCTGGCGAGACGTCTTAAAGAGGCCAATATCTCCGCCTGCGGTATTGCGTTCGTAAACGACGAAACGGTGGATGTGGGTACCAGCCTAAAAATGGAACTTACGCTATACCCTGACGAGCAAACACTACTCACCCGCGGAAGGGTAGTGGCCTGTGAGCCGGAACTGGAAGGGGCCGGGTATTACTGGCGTGTTGATTTTTTTGGAATGGAAAAGGCCGATCAGGAGACGCTCATCCAACATGTAGTGCGGTCTCAGAGCCAACAACTGAAAAACAAGCTGAAAGTTTAG
- a CDS encoding chemotaxis protein MotB produces MSDEDEQGCDCPAGLPPWMGTFADLMSLLMCFFVLLLSFSEMDAMKFKRLAGSMAQAFGVQNELHVTDIPKGTSIIAQEFSPGRPEPTPLNEIYQKTQDITEMSLEQYCAEEYDIEQGDEGADAGVKLRVKQKLEELLNNTEQDAYELAGALHEQIAAGQVEVETRGRLIIIRIREKGSFISGSAEMSASYKDVMREVRAVLALKTGKIEVQGHTDDIPIRSGRYRSNWELSAARAVSVAHELMLGGALPPQRFEVSGFADTLPLAPNDSPENRARNRRVEILVKQGVEDELDKDDLKLLKEDKQGEDILRELDIAPQYLFDLEPEEIF; encoded by the coding sequence GTGAGTGACGAAGACGAGCAAGGTTGTGACTGCCCTGCCGGGTTACCACCCTGGATGGGAACCTTCGCGGATCTCATGTCGCTGCTGATGTGTTTTTTCGTGCTCTTGCTGTCGTTCTCAGAAATGGACGCCATGAAATTCAAGCGACTTGCAGGGTCCATGGCGCAGGCTTTTGGGGTTCAAAATGAATTGCACGTCACTGATATCCCTAAAGGCACCAGCATAATCGCTCAGGAATTTAGCCCAGGGCGACCAGAGCCCACGCCGCTCAATGAAATTTATCAAAAAACCCAGGATATCACTGAGATGTCACTCGAGCAGTATTGTGCCGAAGAATACGACATAGAGCAGGGCGATGAGGGCGCTGATGCGGGTGTAAAGTTGCGGGTCAAACAAAAACTCGAAGAACTCTTGAATAACACAGAACAGGATGCCTACGAGCTGGCCGGCGCGCTGCACGAACAAATTGCTGCGGGTCAAGTGGAGGTAGAAACCCGTGGGCGATTGATCATTATTCGAATCCGGGAAAAGGGTTCATTTATCTCAGGTTCTGCAGAAATGTCGGCATCTTACAAGGATGTTATGCGTGAAGTCCGCGCGGTTTTGGCGCTCAAAACCGGCAAGATAGAAGTGCAGGGGCATACCGACGATATCCCCATTCGCAGTGGACGATATCGCTCCAATTGGGAGCTTTCAGCGGCGCGCGCCGTATCGGTCGCTCACGAGTTGATGCTGGGGGGCGCATTGCCGCCACAACGTTTTGAGGTTTCCGGATTCGCCGACACATTACCTCTGGCTCCAAACGACTCCCCCGAGAATCGCGCTAGAAACCGCAGGGTGGAAATTTTGGTGAAACAAGGCGTGGAAGATGAGTTGGACAAAGACGATTTAAAACTTTTAAAAGAAGATAAACAGGGTGAAGATATACTCAGGGAGTTGGACATAGCTCCGCAGTACCTGTTTGATCTGGAACCCGAGGAAATTTTCTAG
- a CDS encoding chemotaxis protein MotA: protein MDLATIVGIVGAMALIVISMLMSGELGMFVNAPSIVIVVGGTVFAVMAKYGLGQFLGAVKVAGKSFSMKLPDPNELIDEIVSLADEARKGGLLSLEGKEVSSDFLQRGIQLLVDGHDPDVVKTLLSIDKNKATERHSIGSSIFSAMADVAPAMGMIGTLIGLVAMLANMDDPKAIGPAMAVALLTTLYGAVIANAMCSPISDKLKLRAAEEAMIKSLIIDALLAIQGGQNPRVIDSMLRNYLPEGKRNVEETQ from the coding sequence GTGGATTTAGCAACGATAGTCGGCATCGTAGGCGCAATGGCGCTCATTGTCATTTCTATGCTAATGAGTGGCGAACTGGGTATGTTTGTCAACGCGCCGTCAATCGTGATTGTAGTAGGGGGCACCGTCTTCGCCGTAATGGCGAAGTATGGCCTGGGTCAGTTTCTCGGCGCCGTCAAGGTGGCTGGCAAAAGCTTTTCAATGAAATTGCCTGACCCCAATGAGCTTATCGATGAAATAGTCTCGCTCGCCGATGAAGCTCGTAAGGGCGGCTTGTTGTCCCTGGAAGGCAAAGAAGTCAGTAGCGATTTCTTGCAGCGTGGTATCCAACTTCTGGTAGACGGTCATGACCCCGATGTTGTGAAAACCCTATTGTCAATCGATAAGAACAAAGCTACCGAGCGGCACAGTATCGGATCGTCCATATTTTCGGCCATGGCCGACGTGGCCCCAGCCATGGGGATGATCGGTACCCTGATTGGTTTGGTAGCCATGCTTGCCAATATGGATGACCCAAAAGCTATTGGGCCTGCGATGGCGGTAGCCCTACTTACCACTCTTTATGGGGCCGTTATCGCTAATGCCATGTGTAGCCCTATTTCCGACAAATTGAAACTGCGAGCGGCGGAAGAGGCCATGATTAAGAGCTTGATTATCGACGCCCTATTAGCGATCCAGGGTGGACAAAACCCCCGCGTTATCGATTCCATGCTGCGTAATTATCTGCCGGAGGGCAAGCGCAACGTGGAAGAAACCCAGTAA
- a CDS encoding exodeoxyribonuclease VII small subunit, whose product MAKQKTLDFEASLEHLEELIEQLESGELSLEESLKTFEQGIKLTRQCQQALKAAEQKVAVLMKQDDGEMTETSFEATTDE is encoded by the coding sequence TTGGCTAAACAAAAAACACTCGATTTCGAAGCATCCCTGGAGCATCTGGAAGAGCTTATTGAACAGCTAGAGAGCGGCGAACTATCGCTGGAGGAATCACTCAAAACCTTCGAACAGGGCATTAAATTGACCCGTCAGTGTCAACAGGCACTCAAAGCTGCTGAACAAAAAGTTGCCGTTTTAATGAAGCAGGATGATGGTGAAATGACTGAAACGTCGTTTGAAGCCACCACTGACGAATAA
- a CDS encoding phosphoribosyl-AMP cyclohydrolase, with translation MNQTTDFLAEVNWNSDGLLPAIAQDHSSGEVLMMAWMNRESLLLTVAEGIAVYWSRSRQQLWRKGETSGHTQKVKAIQLDCDGDTLLLKVEQIGGIACHTGRRSCFFKRFENGSWQENSAIVKDPKEIYK, from the coding sequence ATGAATCAAACAACTGATTTCCTCGCCGAAGTTAACTGGAACAGCGACGGTTTATTACCCGCAATCGCACAAGATCACAGCTCAGGCGAAGTGCTCATGATGGCTTGGATGAATCGCGAATCGCTGTTGCTCACAGTGGCAGAGGGCATTGCGGTATACTGGTCCAGGTCTCGTCAGCAATTGTGGCGCAAGGGCGAAACCTCCGGCCATACCCAAAAGGTGAAGGCTATCCAGCTCGATTGCGACGGCGATACCCTATTACTGAAAGTCGAGCAAATCGGCGGTATCGCCTGTCATACAGGGCGTCGTTCGTGTTTTTTTAAGCGCTTTGAAAACGGCAGCTGGCAGGAAAATTCAGCAATTGTTAAAGACCCCAAAGAGATCTATAAATGA
- a CDS encoding phosphoribosyl-ATP pyrophosphatase, protein MTDVLAELDKVLAARKAHGDPESSYVAQLHHKGLNKILEKVGEECTETLLAAKDVHENDESRAHLVYETADLWFHSMVMLSHLELSASDVLQELARRFDLSGLEEKASRKN, encoded by the coding sequence ATGACCGATGTATTAGCAGAACTCGATAAGGTTCTCGCCGCCCGCAAAGCGCATGGCGACCCCGAATCCAGCTATGTGGCGCAACTTCACCATAAAGGATTGAATAAAATTCTTGAAAAAGTGGGCGAGGAATGTACAGAAACCCTGCTTGCAGCAAAAGATGTACATGAGAACGACGAATCCAGAGCGCACCTGGTATACGAAACGGCTGACCTCTGGTTCCATTCTATGGTAATGCTTTCACATCTCGAGCTCTCAGCTTCCGATGTATTACAAGAGTTGGCCCGCCGATTCGATCTTTCCGGGCTGGAAGAAAAAGCCAGTCGTAAAAATTAA
- a CDS encoding sec-independent protein translocase protein TatA, translating into MGLGGISIWQLLIILVIVLLLFGTKRLRGLGGDLGGAIKGFKKAMTEEESKGEEPDKVEAVDKEKVAEQTQKAENSETKT; encoded by the coding sequence ATGGGACTCGGTGGCATAAGCATCTGGCAATTACTGATTATTCTGGTAATTGTATTGTTGCTGTTTGGTACAAAACGTCTACGTGGCCTTGGTGGAGATTTAGGCGGAGCAATAAAAGGCTTTAAAAAAGCCATGACAGAGGAAGAAAGCAAAGGCGAAGAGCCGGATAAAGTGGAAGCAGTCGACAAAGAAAAAGTCGCTGAACAAACTCAAAAAGCCGAAAACAGCGAAACCAAAACCTAG
- a CDS encoding sec-independent protein translocase protein TatB → MFDIGFLELIVVAALGLIVIGPERLPAAIRTVAIWIGTIKRTLSSARAEFERQIGADEIRRELHNEQVLASLKAAKESRDAIQKKLNNLAEDTMNSGKPQLLDEELPDHAHGASNSIEPAPTTSQKMPVAEGSTENKTGESS, encoded by the coding sequence ATGTTCGATATCGGCTTCCTCGAACTCATTGTTGTTGCTGCTCTCGGCTTGATTGTTATTGGGCCGGAGCGTTTACCAGCAGCCATTCGTACCGTCGCCATCTGGATTGGCACAATAAAGCGTACCCTCAGTTCAGCACGCGCTGAATTCGAACGCCAAATTGGCGCAGATGAAATTCGCCGGGAATTGCATAACGAACAGGTTCTCGCCTCTCTAAAAGCCGCGAAAGAAAGTCGCGATGCTATTCAGAAAAAACTCAATAATCTGGCTGAAGACACCATGAATTCTGGCAAGCCACAACTCCTGGACGAGGAACTGCCAGACCATGCCCACGGTGCTTCAAACTCTATCGAACCAGCTCCCACCACTTCGCAAAAAATGCCAGTTGCAGAAGGCAGCACCGAGAACAAAACCGGCGAATCATCGTGA
- a CDS encoding sec-independent protein translocase protein TatC has product MSSTADNEKLEEQPLVAHLLELRTRLLRCLLAILVAFLALFSWANEIYEFVAQPLQKFLPENSHMIATDVASPFLTPFKLTLFTAVFLSMPFIFFQIWAFIAPALYNKEKRIALPLFTSSVILFYAGMAFAYYVVFPLVFGFFTSVGPDSVAVMTDISKYQTFVIKLFFAFGAAFEIPVATVLLISAGVLSPSQLASKRPYVVVACFVIGMLLTPPDIISQALLAIPMWMLFELGLFFGKFVRPNQTESEAPAD; this is encoded by the coding sequence ATGAGTAGTACAGCTGACAATGAAAAACTCGAAGAACAACCGCTAGTCGCCCACCTTTTGGAATTGCGAACGCGTTTGTTACGGTGCTTATTAGCAATTCTTGTTGCATTCCTCGCACTGTTTAGTTGGGCAAACGAAATCTATGAATTCGTTGCTCAACCCCTCCAAAAGTTTCTGCCTGAAAACAGCCACATGATCGCTACCGATGTGGCATCCCCTTTTCTAACACCATTTAAACTGACACTGTTTACTGCAGTGTTCCTCAGTATGCCCTTTATATTTTTTCAAATTTGGGCATTTATCGCTCCAGCTCTCTATAACAAGGAAAAGAGAATTGCCTTACCCTTGTTTACTTCGAGCGTGATTCTTTTTTATGCCGGTATGGCTTTTGCGTATTACGTAGTATTTCCGCTGGTATTTGGTTTTTTTACGTCAGTCGGCCCTGATAGCGTGGCAGTTATGACGGATATCAGCAAATATCAAACCTTTGTGATCAAACTGTTTTTTGCCTTTGGCGCAGCATTTGAAATTCCTGTCGCCACCGTTTTGCTCATTTCTGCGGGCGTGCTCTCACCCTCCCAATTGGCGAGCAAACGTCCTTACGTTGTGGTTGCTTGTTTCGTTATTGGTATGCTACTGACGCCACCCGATATCATCTCTCAAGCGCTGCTGGCGATTCCCATGTGGATGCTGTTCGAGTTAGGCTTGTTCTTCGGCAAGTTCGTACGCCCTAATCAGACTGAAAGCGAAGCGCCAGCAGACTGA
- a CDS encoding proline iminopeptidase, with the protein MQNLYPEIKPYARHDLKVDELHTLYVEECGVEDGIPVLFIHGGPGAGCSKHDRRFFDPEKYRIVLFDQRGSGRSTPHAELTDNTTPHLIEDIEAIRQSLNIEKWMLFGGSWGSTLALLYGQAYPERVTGMILRGIFLCRDQDLHWFYQAGADRIFPDYWKDFIAPIPEEERDDLMQAYYSRLTSSNEIAKMATAKAWSIWEGRCATLRPNPEVVSAFADPHMAVSLARIEAHFFVNKIFVKTNQILDNMHRLEGVPGIIIHGRYDMVCPLDNATAIYEKWNDAELNIIRDAGHSAREPSIVDALVKATIEMSKRLSGEGDQLS; encoded by the coding sequence ATGCAGAATTTGTATCCCGAAATCAAACCCTACGCTCGGCATGACTTAAAAGTCGATGAGCTGCACACCCTCTACGTAGAGGAATGTGGTGTGGAAGATGGTATTCCAGTGCTATTTATCCACGGAGGCCCTGGAGCGGGCTGCAGTAAGCATGATCGGCGTTTCTTCGATCCTGAAAAATATCGCATAGTACTTTTTGACCAGCGCGGTTCAGGGCGATCAACACCTCATGCAGAATTAACCGACAATACGACTCCACACCTGATCGAAGATATTGAGGCGATCAGACAGTCTTTGAACATTGAAAAATGGATGCTGTTTGGTGGCTCCTGGGGTTCCACTCTGGCATTGCTCTATGGCCAGGCCTACCCTGAACGCGTCACCGGCATGATTTTACGCGGCATATTTCTATGTCGAGATCAGGATTTACACTGGTTTTATCAAGCGGGCGCAGATCGTATTTTCCCGGACTACTGGAAAGACTTCATAGCCCCCATCCCCGAGGAAGAACGCGACGATTTAATGCAGGCTTATTACTCGCGGCTCACCAGTTCCAACGAAATCGCGAAAATGGCTACTGCCAAAGCCTGGTCGATTTGGGAAGGACGCTGTGCGACGCTTCGTCCCAACCCGGAAGTGGTCAGCGCCTTTGCGGACCCACACATGGCAGTGTCCTTGGCACGTATCGAAGCGCATTTTTTTGTGAACAAAATATTTGTGAAAACCAACCAAATACTGGACAACATGCACCGCCTCGAGGGTGTGCCCGGTATTATCATTCACGGCCGCTACGATATGGTTTGCCCCTTGGACAACGCCACAGCAATCTATGAAAAATGGAACGACGCTGAGCTTAATATTATTCGTGACGCTGGTCATTCTGCGCGGGAACCGAGCATAGTGGATGCACTGGTTAAAGCCACCATTGAAATGTCGAAAAGGCTCTCTGGTGAGGGAGACCAACTTAGCTAG
- a CDS encoding two-component system OmpR family sensor kinase, protein MNRAFASLYLLIVFSIVGVGWGVDKLWQFYNSEPEVNDYVKSLFLAVERELKFVAPENLAVKTAELSQELQLNLEIYNADEFAGSGLGQQILLGDVVTVSEDPHTLISYKRIAGIDKIVALNHSPDRRRSDYFYQVLLVFFYLTIALIIYFWVWPLSRDLRVLELQTRKLGKDGVPSAVNIGPRSAIYELAQSFNRMSERIRELISTHKEMTYAVSHELRTPLARMKFALEMAADIEDRNVQVRKLASIREDVSEMESLINELLTYAGFEQGVSKLNLKPGDLGAMVRDVLKNTRSEMVKLKYRLVDKIGERQVFCEWYLLERALHNIVQNAQRYASSQVKVTLDADDTHYVVLIEDDGPGIPAEDRTRIFNSFVRLRMNTNFDKSGFGLGLSIVNRIMEWHNGSASVQESSLGGAKFQLRWPQPFKLET, encoded by the coding sequence ATGAATCGTGCTTTTGCATCACTGTATTTGCTGATTGTATTTTCAATCGTTGGGGTTGGCTGGGGAGTGGACAAGCTGTGGCAATTTTACAATTCCGAACCAGAAGTTAACGATTACGTTAAAAGCTTGTTTCTAGCCGTTGAGCGGGAGCTCAAGTTTGTAGCCCCTGAGAATCTCGCAGTAAAAACCGCTGAATTGTCGCAAGAACTGCAACTCAATTTAGAAATCTATAACGCTGACGAATTTGCGGGCTCTGGCTTGGGGCAACAGATTCTCCTCGGTGACGTGGTCACCGTTAGCGAAGATCCGCACACACTTATCAGTTACAAGCGAATTGCAGGTATCGATAAAATCGTTGCGCTCAACCATTCACCTGATAGGCGTCGCTCAGATTATTTTTACCAAGTTCTTCTGGTTTTTTTCTACCTTACCATCGCACTTATCATTTACTTTTGGGTGTGGCCTCTTTCACGCGATTTACGGGTATTGGAACTGCAAACCCGTAAACTCGGTAAAGATGGTGTACCTTCTGCAGTCAATATTGGTCCGCGTTCCGCAATTTATGAGTTGGCGCAATCTTTTAATCGGATGTCGGAACGGATACGCGAACTTATATCCACCCACAAGGAAATGACCTACGCGGTTTCTCATGAACTTCGCACACCATTGGCGCGCATGAAATTCGCGCTGGAGATGGCTGCGGATATCGAAGATCGTAATGTTCAAGTGCGTAAGCTGGCCAGCATTCGCGAAGATGTTTCGGAGATGGAAAGCCTGATCAATGAGCTGCTGACTTATGCCGGGTTCGAACAGGGTGTTAGTAAACTCAACCTTAAGCCTGGTGATCTTGGAGCCATGGTTCGCGACGTGTTAAAAAATACGCGCAGTGAAATGGTGAAACTAAAATATCGTCTGGTTGACAAAATTGGTGAACGGCAAGTGTTTTGCGAATGGTATCTCCTTGAACGAGCACTACATAACATCGTACAAAATGCGCAGCGTTATGCCAGTAGTCAGGTGAAAGTTACCTTGGACGCCGATGACACCCACTATGTGGTTCTTATAGAAGATGATGGCCCCGGGATTCCCGCAGAAGATCGCACACGTATTTTTAATTCGTTTGTGCGTTTGCGTATGAATACCAACTTCGATAAAAGCGGTTTTGGCTTAGGGCTCTCCATTGTAAACAGAATTATGGAGTGGCATAACGGTAGTGCTAGCGTTCAGGAATCCTCCTTGGGAGGCGCAAAATTCCAGCTGCGCTGGCCACAGCCCTTTAAGCTAGAAACCTAG
- a CDS encoding two-component system OmpR family response regulator/two-component system response regulator RstA, which produces MSLVLLAEDDRRLAELVKDYLESHDFQVVVEEVGHTVPRAVQSLDPDIVILDVMLPGKDGLTICKEIRPRYEGPILILTARDSDVDQVSGLEYGADDYVIKPAEPRVLLARIRALLRRYQHSEEKEQSELHYGSLSVFVSSREVKLNGEIIALSSHEFDMLVTFAKQPGKVLSREYLFNVIYGRPYDGMDRTIDVRISQLRKKLGDHSDDPTRIKTVWGRGYLFVAEAW; this is translated from the coding sequence ATGAGCCTGGTATTACTTGCTGAAGACGATCGCCGCCTTGCTGAACTGGTTAAAGATTATCTCGAGAGCCACGATTTTCAAGTGGTGGTAGAAGAGGTTGGCCACACGGTTCCACGCGCGGTGCAAAGTCTCGACCCCGATATCGTCATTCTTGATGTCATGCTTCCCGGTAAAGACGGCTTAACGATTTGTAAGGAAATTCGCCCGCGCTACGAGGGGCCGATTTTGATCTTAACCGCACGAGATTCAGACGTAGATCAAGTATCAGGCTTGGAGTACGGCGCCGACGACTATGTTATAAAACCGGCAGAACCGCGTGTACTGCTGGCGAGAATTCGCGCATTGTTACGGCGCTATCAGCATTCGGAGGAGAAAGAACAATCTGAGCTTCACTACGGCTCGCTCAGTGTTTTTGTGTCATCTCGTGAGGTAAAACTCAACGGCGAAATTATCGCGCTGTCCAGCCATGAATTCGATATGTTGGTTACCTTCGCGAAACAACCTGGCAAAGTATTGAGCCGCGAGTATCTCTTCAATGTGATATACGGTCGACCCTATGATGGCATGGATCGCACCATTGATGTACGCATATCGCAATTACGAAAAAAACTTGGTGATCATTCGGATGACCCCACACGAATCAAAACGGTATGGGGCAGGGGTTATCTTTTCGTGGCTGAAGCCTGGTAG
- a CDS encoding outer membrane protein: MRHVHLQSGHSYPVTCQRVTSCIARLFGIPLLWFCLLSSTTQHAFASDEDWHCSESDPECVPIGEWMITVGVGIGMRTNPIVNGKDIPLFILPEIRYYGERFFIDTYTAGLTLAEFNQQMINVVGTIGFDQIYFKSRSIGNFVIESGAFSVSDDDPDQQSSDDPEIDFDRLHSRDTAGLAGLEYSYYNQYWDLSLQLLQDVTGVHEGQEIRAGLAHFFSIAGELFEVAGGFSWQSEKLLQYYYGVELSEVDSPLLAYQANDGVSPFFRLDWRRPIANRWSWQATLHYRWLSEEISGSPLVEENSVVTFHLGGVYHF; this comes from the coding sequence TTGCGTCACGTACATTTACAATCCGGACATTCATATCCCGTTACGTGTCAACGAGTTACCAGTTGTATCGCTCGACTATTTGGAATCCCATTGCTTTGGTTTTGCCTGTTAAGCAGCACCACACAGCATGCGTTTGCGAGTGATGAAGACTGGCATTGCAGTGAATCTGACCCCGAGTGTGTGCCTATTGGTGAATGGATGATAACGGTAGGCGTTGGTATTGGTATGCGCACCAACCCAATTGTGAATGGCAAAGATATCCCCTTGTTTATTCTCCCCGAAATCCGTTATTACGGCGAACGGTTTTTTATTGATACCTATACGGCGGGCTTGACTCTGGCCGAGTTCAATCAACAAATGATAAACGTCGTGGGCACCATTGGGTTTGATCAAATCTATTTCAAATCCCGCAGCATTGGCAACTTTGTGATTGAGTCAGGTGCATTTTCAGTTTCCGATGATGATCCCGACCAACAGTCCTCCGATGATCCAGAAATCGATTTTGATCGTTTGCATTCTCGCGACACCGCGGGTTTGGCGGGTTTGGAATACAGCTACTACAACCAGTACTGGGACTTAAGCTTACAGCTTTTACAAGATGTTACGGGGGTTCATGAAGGCCAGGAAATTCGTGCTGGCTTAGCGCATTTTTTTAGTATTGCGGGCGAGCTTTTTGAAGTTGCCGGGGGATTTTCCTGGCAGAGCGAAAAACTTCTGCAATATTACTACGGAGTAGAACTTTCTGAAGTGGATTCACCGCTTCTCGCCTATCAGGCGAACGATGGGGTTTCGCCCTTCTTTAGATTGGATTGGCGCAGACCCATTGCCAACCGCTGGTCGTGGCAAGCAACTTTGCATTATCGTTGGTTGTCGGAAGAAATTAGTGGCAGTCCTCTGGTTGAAGAAAACAGCGTGGTAACCTTCCATTTAGGGGGGGTGTATCATTTCTAG
- a CDS encoding D-tyrosyl-tRNA(Tyr) deacylase → MKVLMQRVKHARVTVDGECLGAIEHGILALIGLEKHDSPEILEKMANKLLAYRIFSDEAGKMNKSLVDINGGLLAISQFTLAADTRKGLRPSFSCAAPPAQAEDAFDAFLILLRDKHAKVETGRFAADMQIELLNDGPVTFMLEM, encoded by the coding sequence ATGAAAGTATTGATGCAACGGGTTAAACATGCCCGAGTCACCGTCGATGGGGAGTGTTTAGGGGCAATAGAGCATGGAATTCTCGCTCTTATTGGCCTGGAAAAACACGATTCGCCAGAAATTCTTGAGAAAATGGCCAACAAATTATTGGCTTATCGCATTTTCAGCGATGAAGCGGGCAAAATGAATAAAAGTCTCGTAGACATTAACGGCGGTTTGTTAGCCATATCACAATTCACTCTGGCTGCCGATACCCGGAAAGGCTTGCGCCCAAGTTTTTCCTGTGCTGCACCGCCAGCGCAAGCAGAAGACGCCTTCGACGCTTTTTTAATACTATTGCGAGACAAGCACGCAAAAGTAGAAACAGGCCGATTCGCCGCCGATATGCAAATCGAACTGCTCAACGACGGCCCAGTCACCTTTATGCTTGAAATGTAA
- a CDS encoding UPF0271 protein — protein sequence MLLNCDLGEGLDSVDAQVMPHLDMANIACGGHAGDNRSMTRCVALAQNYGVAIGAHPSYPDRANMGRKSMAMDIASLEETLQEQIATLKELCEELGTELRYIKPHGALYNDMVSDPERFSAVVSVCAKSFRGLPLVVQALCDTSWQKAIAANYQQTLWYEGFADRAYRDDGRLVSRDQPNALHSDVAQMVAQAQSLIQKGGLYTETQQWLPLRVDTLCVHGDTPTAVAALLAIRDQINRSFNSPNGH from the coding sequence ATGCTGCTCAATTGTGACCTGGGCGAAGGCCTCGACAGTGTCGATGCTCAGGTCATGCCGCATCTCGATATGGCCAATATCGCCTGTGGTGGTCACGCAGGCGATAATCGCTCTATGACGCGATGCGTTGCTCTCGCGCAAAACTATGGCGTCGCTATTGGCGCTCATCCCTCCTACCCTGACCGCGCTAATATGGGGAGGAAGAGCATGGCGATGGATATCGCCTCCCTTGAAGAAACACTGCAGGAACAAATTGCTACCCTAAAGGAGCTTTGCGAAGAACTCGGTACTGAGCTGCGTTACATTAAACCTCACGGTGCTTTATACAACGATATGGTGAGCGATCCGGAGAGGTTTAGCGCTGTAGTGTCGGTGTGTGCCAAATCTTTCCGAGGTCTTCCACTGGTGGTACAGGCGCTTTGTGATACTTCCTGGCAAAAAGCGATTGCCGCAAATTACCAACAAACTTTGTGGTACGAAGGATTCGCTGACCGTGCTTATCGTGATGACGGTCGATTGGTGAGCCGCGATCAACCGAATGCTTTACACAGCGACGTGGCACAAATGGTGGCGCAGGCGCAGTCACTAATACAAAAGGGAGGGCTATATACCGAAACCCAACAATGGCTGCCTCTCCGCGTAGACACCCTCTGTGTACACGGCGACACTCCAACAGCAGTTGCCGCTCTCTTGGCGATTCGAGACCAGATAAACCGAAGCTTCAACTCGCCCAATGGCCATTGA